Proteins encoded within one genomic window of Calypte anna isolate BGI_N300 chromosome 25, bCalAnn1_v1.p, whole genome shotgun sequence:
- the TPM3 gene encoding tropomyosin alpha-3 chain isoform X3 — translation MEAIKKKMQMLKLDKENALDRAEQAEAEQKQAEERSKQLEDELAAMQKKLKGTEDELDKYSEALKDAQEKLELAEKKAADAEAEVASLNRRIQLVEEELDRAQERLATALQKLEEAEKAADESERGMKVIENRALKDEEKMELQEIQLKEAKHIAEEADRKYEEVARKLVIIEGDLERTEERAELAESRCRDLQEQLRVLDQNLKFLSVAEEKYSQKEDKYEEEIKILTDKLKEAETRAEFAERSVAKLEKTIDDLEDKLKSTKEEHLCTQRMLDQTLLDLNEM, via the exons ATGGAGGCCATCAAGAAGAAGATGCAGATGTTGAAGTTGGACAAGGAGAACGCCCTGgacagggcagagcaggcagaggctgagcagaagcaggcagaggaacggagCAAGCAG ctgGAGGATGAGCTGGCTGCCAtgcagaagaagctgaaggGGACAGAGGATGAGCTGGACAAATATTCTGAGGCCCTGAAAGATGCCCAGGAgaagctggagctggcagagaagAAGGCAGCAGAT gctGAGGCAGAAGTGGCCTCTTTGAACCGCCGGATCCAGCTGGTGGAGGAGGAATTGGACCGAGCCCAGGAACGCCTtgcaacagctctgcagaagctggaagaggcagagaaagctGCAGATGAGAGTGAAAG AGGCATGAAAGTCATTGAAAACCGAGCTCTGAAGGATGAGGAGAAGATGGAACTGCAGGAAATCCAGCTGAAGGAAGCCAAGCACATTGCAGAGGAGGCAGATAGGAAGTATGAGGAG GTTGCTCGGAAGTTGGTGATCATCGAAGGGGATCTGGAGAGGActgaggagagagctgagctggcagagTC GCGCTGCCGGgacctgcaggagcagctcagggtgCTGGACCAGAACCTGaagtttctttctgttgctgaaGAAAAG TATTCCCAAAAAGAGGATAAATACGAAGAGGAGATCAAGATCCTGACTGACAAACTCAaagag gCTGAGACCAGGGCTGAGTTTGCTGAACGTTCCGTAGCCAAACTGGAGAAGACCATTGATGACTTGGAAG
- the TPM3 gene encoding tropomyosin alpha-3 chain isoform X2, whose protein sequence is MEAIKKKMQMLKLDKENALDRAEQAEAEQKQAEERSKQLEDELAAMQKKLKGTEDELDKYSEALKDAQEKLELAEKKAADAEAEVASLNRRIQLVEEELDRAQERLATALQKLEEAEKAADESERGMKVIENRALKDEEKMELQEIQLKEAKHIAEEADRKYEEVARKLVIIEGDLERTEERAELAESKCSELEEELKNVTNNLKSLEAQAEKYSQKEDKYEEEIKILTDKLKEAETRAEFAERSVAKLEKTIDDLEDKLKSTKEEHLCTQRMLDQTLLDLNEM, encoded by the exons ATGGAGGCCATCAAGAAGAAGATGCAGATGTTGAAGTTGGACAAGGAGAACGCCCTGgacagggcagagcaggcagaggctgagcagaagcaggcagaggaacggagCAAGCAG ctgGAGGATGAGCTGGCTGCCAtgcagaagaagctgaaggGGACAGAGGATGAGCTGGACAAATATTCTGAGGCCCTGAAAGATGCCCAGGAgaagctggagctggcagagaagAAGGCAGCAGAT gctGAGGCAGAAGTGGCCTCTTTGAACCGCCGGATCCAGCTGGTGGAGGAGGAATTGGACCGAGCCCAGGAACGCCTtgcaacagctctgcagaagctggaagaggcagagaaagctGCAGATGAGAGTGAAAG AGGCATGAAAGTCATTGAAAACCGAGCTCTGAAGGATGAGGAGAAGATGGAACTGCAGGAAATCCAGCTGAAGGAAGCCAAGCACATTGCAGAGGAGGCAGATAGGAAGTATGAGGAG GTTGCTCGGAAGTTGGTGATCATCGAAGGGGATCTGGAGAGGActgaggagagagctgagctggcagagTC TAAATGTTCCGagctggaagaagagctgaagaaTGTCACCAACAATCTCAAGTCTCTTGAGGCTCAGGCTGAGAAG TATTCCCAAAAAGAGGATAAATACGAAGAGGAGATCAAGATCCTGACTGACAAACTCAaagag gCTGAGACCAGGGCTGAGTTTGCTGAACGTTCCGTAGCCAAACTGGAGAAGACCATTGATGACTTGGAAG
- the TPM3 gene encoding tropomyosin alpha-3 chain isoform X1: MEAIKKKMQMLKLDKENALDRAEQAEAEQKQAEERSKQVTWVLSGQWLLPVLDHPEPQDSPGIWGKGNQGVRAATVPELGDSLEDELAAMQKKLKGTEDELDKYSEALKDAQEKLELAEKKAADAEAEVASLNRRIQLVEEELDRAQERLATALQKLEEAEKAADESERGMKVIENRALKDEEKMELQEIQLKEAKHIAEEADRKYEEVARKLVIIEGDLERTEERAELAESKCSELEEELKNVTNNLKSLEAQAEKYSQKEDKYEEEIKILTDKLKEAETRAEFAERSVAKLEKTIDDLEDKLKSTKEEHLCTQRMLDQTLLDLNEM; the protein is encoded by the exons ATGGAGGCCATCAAGAAGAAGATGCAGATGTTGAAGTTGGACAAGGAGAACGCCCTGgacagggcagagcaggcagaggctgagcagaagcaggcagaggaacggagCAAGCAGGTAACGTGGGTGCTGTCTGGGCAGTGGCTTCTCCCTGTGTTGGACCATCCTGAGCCCCAAGACTCACCAGGAATTTGGGGGAAAGGGAACCAGGGGGTGAGAGCTGCCACAGTCCCAGAGCTTGGGGACAGC ctgGAGGATGAGCTGGCTGCCAtgcagaagaagctgaaggGGACAGAGGATGAGCTGGACAAATATTCTGAGGCCCTGAAAGATGCCCAGGAgaagctggagctggcagagaagAAGGCAGCAGAT gctGAGGCAGAAGTGGCCTCTTTGAACCGCCGGATCCAGCTGGTGGAGGAGGAATTGGACCGAGCCCAGGAACGCCTtgcaacagctctgcagaagctggaagaggcagagaaagctGCAGATGAGAGTGAAAG AGGCATGAAAGTCATTGAAAACCGAGCTCTGAAGGATGAGGAGAAGATGGAACTGCAGGAAATCCAGCTGAAGGAAGCCAAGCACATTGCAGAGGAGGCAGATAGGAAGTATGAGGAG GTTGCTCGGAAGTTGGTGATCATCGAAGGGGATCTGGAGAGGActgaggagagagctgagctggcagagTC TAAATGTTCCGagctggaagaagagctgaagaaTGTCACCAACAATCTCAAGTCTCTTGAGGCTCAGGCTGAGAAG TATTCCCAAAAAGAGGATAAATACGAAGAGGAGATCAAGATCCTGACTGACAAACTCAaagag gCTGAGACCAGGGCTGAGTTTGCTGAACGTTCCGTAGCCAAACTGGAGAAGACCATTGATGACTTGGAAG
- the C25H1orf43 gene encoding uncharacterized protein C1orf43 homolog, with the protein MAGTGSNWLSGVNVVLVMAYGSLVFVLLFIFVKRQIMRFAMKSRRGPHVPVGQHAPKDLKEEIDIRLSRVQDIKYEPQLLAEDDSRLLQLETQGCYNYLYRMKALDAIRTSEIPFHAEGRYPKSLIGKNFCAYLLELRNSSSSFKGIRKALVDSLLDGYESARYGTGVFGKTEYLKYQDALNELANMTKARGGSSQRQHQSAAKDLTLSPEVSNSATIQVTYLPSNQKSKRAKHFLELKSFKDNYNTLESTL; encoded by the exons ATGGCGGGGACCGGGAGTAATTGGCTCTCCGGGGTTAACGTGGTGCTGGTGATGGCTTACGGCAGCCTG GTCTTTGTGCTGCTCTTCATCTTTGTCAAACGCCAGATTATGCGATTTGCCATGAAGTCACGACGGGGCCCCCACGTTCCTGTTGGACAGCATGCACCCAAG gatttaaAGGAAGAAATCGACATCAGGCTCTCCAGGGTGCAGGACATCAAATATGAGCCCCAGCTGTTAGCTGAGGATGACAGCagactgctgcagctggagacaCAAG GCTGCTACAACTACCTGTACAGGATGAAGGCTTTGGATGCCATCAGGACATCAG aAATCCCTTTCCACGCTGAGGGACGTTACCCAAAATCTTTAATagggaagaatttctgtgcCTACCTTCTGGAATTAAGGAATTCCAGCTCCTCCTTCAAAGGCATCCGCAAAGCTTTGGTTGACTCCTTGCTGGATGGCTACGAGAGCGCCCGCTATGGCACAGGG GTCTTTGGGAAAACAGAATATCTGAAGTACCAGGATGCTCTCAACGAGCTGGCAAACAT gaccaAGGCCcggggaggcagcagccagaggCAGCACCAGTCAGCAGCCAAGGACCTCACCCTCTCCCCTGAAGTCTCCAACTCTGCCACCATCCAGGTCACCTACCTGCCTTCCAACCAGAAGAGCAAACGTGCCAAACACTTCCTGGAGCTGAAGAGTTTCAAGGACAACTACAACACGTTGGAGAGCACTCTGTGA